One Roseomonas sp. OT10 DNA window includes the following coding sequences:
- the lpxK gene encoding tetraacyldisaccharide 4'-kinase, whose translation MRAPEFWSGDGGGVLPWLLSPIAKLYAQATARRVAKPGWHAPVPVICCGNVTAGGAGKTTLALDLGRRLSDRGLAVHFLSRGYGGSLKGPVRVDPAKHSSEEVGDEALLLAAERPAWISADRAAGARAAIEGGAQVIVMDDGLQNPTLEKDLALLAVDGSYGFGNGWVIPSGPLREPVEAAAQRARAAVLIGEDTTGALEKLPRGLPVLRARLVPGPEAAMLKGQPVFAFCGIGNPRKFFASLQEAGAVIAGRAAYADHYPFDAGDLRDLLAEAERLRAIPVTTRKDFVRLPPAFRSRVTVLNITLRWEEPLAIESLLDPLAQRVPVPA comes from the coding sequence ATGCGTGCCCCCGAGTTCTGGAGCGGGGACGGAGGGGGAGTGCTGCCCTGGCTCCTGTCTCCCATCGCGAAGCTCTACGCGCAGGCCACGGCCCGGCGCGTGGCGAAGCCCGGCTGGCACGCCCCGGTGCCGGTCATCTGCTGCGGCAACGTCACCGCCGGCGGCGCGGGCAAGACCACCCTGGCGCTCGACCTGGGGCGCCGCCTGTCGGACCGGGGCCTGGCCGTGCATTTCCTCTCGCGCGGCTATGGCGGCAGCCTGAAGGGCCCGGTGCGGGTCGACCCGGCGAAGCACAGCAGCGAGGAGGTGGGGGACGAGGCGCTGCTGCTGGCCGCCGAACGCCCCGCCTGGATCTCCGCCGACCGTGCCGCCGGCGCGCGCGCCGCGATCGAGGGCGGCGCGCAGGTCATCGTGATGGATGACGGGCTGCAGAACCCGACGCTGGAGAAGGACCTGGCGCTGCTGGCCGTCGACGGCTCCTACGGCTTCGGCAATGGCTGGGTGATCCCCTCCGGGCCGCTGCGCGAGCCGGTGGAGGCGGCGGCCCAGCGTGCCCGTGCCGCCGTGCTGATCGGCGAGGACACGACGGGCGCGCTGGAGAAGCTGCCGCGCGGCCTGCCCGTGCTGCGCGCCCGGCTGGTGCCGGGGCCCGAGGCGGCGATGCTGAAGGGCCAGCCCGTCTTCGCCTTCTGCGGCATCGGCAACCCGCGCAAGTTCTTCGCCAGCCTGCAGGAGGCGGGGGCGGTGATCGCCGGGCGCGCGGCCTATGCCGACCACTATCCCTTCGATGCCGGCGACCTGCGCGACCTGCTGGCCGAGGCGGAGCGGCTGCGCGCCATTCCCGTCACCACCCGGAAGGACTTCGTCCGCCTGCCGCCCGCCTTCCGCTCCCGGGTGACGGTGCTGAACATCACGCTGCGCTGGGAGGAGCCGCTGGCGATCGAGAGCCTGCTCGACCCGCTGGCCCAGCGCGTGCCCGTGCCGGCCTGA
- a CDS encoding magnesium and cobalt transport protein CorA, with product MDQPVARAQDLPAGVVAASVYAGGRRVADIPIAEAGAWAHRTGHVVWIGLLEPDEALLRQVQAQFHLHDLAIEDAGKAHQRPKIEQYGDSLFIVARTAQMVEGRIAFGETHLFVGRGYVVSVRHGASHSYTAVRRRCEACPTVLSHGEHYVLYAILDFIVDNHMPVLEAIHAEVEQFEDHILSRTLTPAEVERLYLLRRDLLRLRNGVVPLAEVCRRLEHAELLPHDPILQPLLRDVSDHVLRVKEEIESLREVLAFAFEASIMTAQSQQTDITRKLAAWAAILAVPTAIAGIYGMNFEDMPELKWHLGYPAVLTAIVAACAVLYWRFRRLGWL from the coding sequence ATGGACCAGCCCGTGGCGCGCGCGCAGGATCTGCCGGCCGGCGTGGTGGCGGCCAGCGTCTACGCCGGCGGCCGGCGCGTGGCCGATATCCCCATCGCGGAGGCCGGCGCCTGGGCGCACCGCACCGGGCATGTGGTGTGGATCGGCCTGCTGGAGCCGGACGAGGCGCTGCTGCGCCAGGTGCAGGCGCAGTTCCACCTGCACGACCTGGCCATCGAGGATGCCGGCAAGGCGCACCAGCGGCCCAAGATCGAGCAGTATGGCGACAGCCTGTTCATCGTCGCCCGCACCGCGCAGATGGTGGAGGGGCGGATCGCCTTCGGGGAGACGCACCTCTTCGTCGGGCGGGGCTATGTCGTCTCCGTCCGGCACGGCGCCTCCCACTCCTACACCGCCGTGCGGCGGCGCTGCGAGGCCTGCCCGACCGTGCTGTCGCATGGCGAGCACTACGTCCTCTACGCCATCCTCGACTTCATCGTGGACAACCACATGCCCGTGCTGGAGGCGATCCACGCGGAGGTGGAGCAGTTCGAGGACCACATCCTCTCCCGCACCCTGACCCCGGCCGAGGTGGAACGGCTCTACCTCCTGCGCCGCGACCTGCTGCGGCTGCGCAACGGGGTGGTGCCCCTGGCCGAGGTCTGCCGGCGGCTGGAGCATGCCGAGCTGCTGCCGCACGACCCCATCCTCCAGCCGCTGCTGCGCGACGTCAGCGACCACGTGCTGCGGGTGAAGGAGGAGATCGAATCGCTGCGCGAGGTGCTGGCCTTCGCCTTCGAGGCCAGCATCATGACGGCGCAGTCGCAGCAGACGGACATCACCCGCAAGCTGGCCGCCTGGGCCGCCATCCTGGCCGTGCCCACCGCCATCGCGGGCATCTACGGCATGAACTTCGAGGACATGCCGGAGCTGAAGTGGCACCTGGGCTACCCGGCGGTGCTGACGGCGATCGTCGCGGCCTGCGCCGTGCTGTACTGGCGGTTCCGGCGGCTGGGCTGGCTGTAG
- a CDS encoding M20 aminoacylase family protein — protein sequence MTSHAALRDRLDALHPDMTAWRRDFHAHPEIGYEEHRTSEIVATRLAEWGIEVHRGLGGTGVVGVLRGRRSGAGGNRAIGLRADMDALPMQEGNGGVAHRSTIPGRMHACGHDGHTAMLLGAAKVLAETRDFAGTVHLIFQPAEEGLAGAKAMRDDGLFEKFPCDAVYGIHNDPFVDLGQVMVHKGTALAAIDYFSVVVRGRSSHGAQPHRGIDSVSVAAQVVNVLQALVARHIDPLETAIVSIGQIHGGTSDIVIPETVELRGSVRTLKPEIRDRVEALFADAVRHTAAAQGATAEIAYRRAYPATVNTPEETERAARCAAAVLGGEAALIRDAPPLTAGEDFAFFLERVPGAYLLFGQRGAERGGVPVHNPEYDFNDDLLPIGAAYLAGMVQQELG from the coding sequence ATGACCTCGCATGCCGCACTGCGCGACCGCCTGGATGCGCTGCATCCGGACATGACCGCCTGGCGCCGCGATTTCCACGCGCATCCCGAGATCGGCTACGAGGAGCACCGCACCTCCGAGATCGTCGCGACCCGGCTTGCGGAATGGGGCATCGAGGTGCATCGCGGCCTGGGCGGCACCGGAGTCGTCGGCGTGCTGCGCGGCCGCCGGAGCGGCGCCGGCGGCAACCGCGCCATCGGGCTGCGCGCCGACATGGACGCGCTGCCGATGCAGGAGGGCAATGGCGGGGTGGCGCACCGCTCCACCATCCCCGGTCGGATGCATGCCTGCGGCCATGACGGGCACACGGCCATGCTGCTCGGCGCCGCCAAGGTCCTGGCGGAGACGCGCGACTTCGCCGGCACCGTCCACCTGATCTTCCAGCCTGCCGAGGAGGGGCTGGCGGGCGCCAAGGCGATGCGGGATGACGGGCTGTTCGAGAAGTTCCCCTGCGACGCCGTCTACGGCATCCACAACGACCCCTTCGTCGATCTCGGGCAGGTGATGGTGCACAAGGGCACGGCGCTGGCGGCCATCGACTACTTCAGCGTCGTGGTGCGCGGCCGCTCCTCGCACGGGGCGCAGCCGCATCGCGGCATCGACTCCGTCTCGGTGGCGGCGCAGGTCGTCAACGTGCTGCAGGCGCTGGTGGCGCGGCACATCGACCCGCTGGAGACGGCCATCGTCAGCATCGGCCAGATCCATGGCGGCACCTCGGATATCGTGATCCCGGAGACGGTCGAGCTGCGCGGCTCCGTCCGCACCCTGAAGCCGGAGATCCGCGACCGGGTGGAGGCCCTCTTCGCCGACGCGGTGCGCCACACCGCCGCGGCGCAGGGCGCGACCGCCGAGATCGCGTACCGGCGCGCCTACCCCGCCACCGTCAACACGCCGGAGGAGACGGAGCGCGCCGCGCGCTGCGCCGCAGCCGTGCTGGGCGGCGAGGCGGCGCTGATCCGCGACGCGCCGCCGCTGACCGCGGGCGAGGATTTCGCCTTCTTCCTGGAGCGCGTGCCCGGCGCCTATCTGCTGTTCGGGCAGCGCGGCGCGGAGCGGGGCGGCGTGCCGGTGCACAACCCGGAATACGACTTCAACGACGACCTGCTGCCGATCGGTGCCGCCTACCTCGCCGGCATGGTGCAGCAGGAGCTGGGATGA
- a CDS encoding dihydrodipicolinate synthase family protein codes for MHDFHGVFPSLVSPIGPDGAVLKGELRRLVDHLIGAGVHGLTPLGSTGEFAYLTTAQRRRIIEVVVDQARGRVPVVAGIAATTTAEAVRQAQEVAAIGADGVLAILEAYFPIPERGVVEYFTAVADATELPVVLYTNPQFQRSDLSLPALETLSRHPRIGYVKDASTNTGRLLSILNRTEGRMRVFAASAHIPAAVMLIGGVGWMAGPACIIPRESVALYEACRAGDWARAMEMQRRLWRLNELFAQYALAACIKGALQHQGFAVGEPLPPQPTLSAEGRAAVAAALDGLRDP; via the coding sequence ATGCACGACTTCCACGGGGTCTTCCCCTCTCTGGTCTCGCCCATCGGCCCGGATGGTGCGGTGCTGAAGGGCGAGCTGCGCCGTCTGGTCGATCACCTGATCGGCGCCGGCGTGCACGGCCTGACGCCGCTCGGCTCCACCGGCGAGTTCGCCTACCTCACCACGGCGCAGCGCCGCAGGATCATCGAGGTGGTGGTGGACCAGGCGCGCGGCCGCGTGCCCGTGGTGGCCGGCATCGCCGCCACCACCACGGCCGAGGCGGTGCGCCAGGCGCAGGAGGTCGCGGCGATCGGCGCGGACGGCGTGCTGGCGATCCTGGAGGCCTATTTCCCCATCCCGGAGCGCGGCGTGGTGGAGTACTTCACCGCCGTGGCGGATGCGACCGAACTGCCGGTGGTGCTCTACACCAACCCGCAGTTCCAGCGCTCCGACCTGTCGCTGCCGGCGCTGGAGACGCTCTCCCGCCATCCGCGCATCGGCTACGTCAAGGACGCCTCGACCAACACCGGCCGGCTGCTCTCCATCCTGAACCGGACGGAGGGGCGGATGCGGGTCTTCGCGGCGTCCGCGCATATCCCGGCGGCGGTGATGCTGATCGGCGGCGTCGGCTGGATGGCCGGCCCCGCCTGCATCATCCCGCGCGAGAGCGTCGCGCTCTACGAGGCCTGCCGCGCCGGCGACTGGGCGCGGGCGATGGAGATGCAGCGGCGGCTGTGGCGGCTGAACGAGCTCTTCGCGCAATACGCCTTGGCCGCCTGCATCAAGGGCGCCTTGCAGCACCAGGGCTTCGCGGTAGGGGAGCCGCTGCCGCCGCAACCGACCCTGTCTGCCGAAGGGCGCGCTGCGGTGGCGGCGGCGCTGGACGGCTTGCGCGACCCGTAG
- a CDS encoding nucleoside hydrolase has protein sequence MAKTPVLIDCDPGVDDTIALWLALASPELEVLAVTTVAGNVPCETSTENARRVLSLAGRDDIPVHAGCTRPLLGPVWRGKYSGATGLGGTTMPEARSPLAPGHAVDAITAVLERAIATDRPIELCILGPMTNVALVLARDPTLVGGIRRISAMAGAFAQGGNRTPTAEFNVLADPHAAQIVLRSGAPIVLAPIDVTFQALATPERVAALRAMPGRMTAVAAELIAFYDRKDPARYGGIGGPLHDPCVIAHLLRPALFGTREANVEVELSPGLSYGQTVGDLWRVTDRPVNATILWTLDAPGFFDLLWSRLAAL, from the coding sequence ATGGCCAAGACTCCCGTCCTGATCGACTGCGATCCCGGCGTCGACGACACCATCGCACTCTGGCTCGCCCTGGCCTCGCCGGAGCTGGAGGTGCTGGCGGTCACCACCGTCGCCGGCAACGTCCCCTGCGAGACCAGCACGGAAAATGCGCGGCGCGTGCTGTCGCTGGCGGGGCGGGACGACATCCCCGTGCATGCCGGCTGCACCCGGCCGCTGCTCGGCCCGGTCTGGCGCGGCAAGTACAGCGGCGCGACGGGGCTCGGCGGCACGACCATGCCGGAGGCGCGCTCGCCCCTGGCGCCCGGCCATGCGGTGGATGCGATCACCGCCGTGCTGGAGCGCGCCATCGCGACGGATCGGCCCATCGAGCTCTGCATCCTCGGCCCGATGACGAACGTCGCGCTGGTGCTGGCGCGCGATCCCACGCTGGTCGGCGGCATCCGGCGGATCAGCGCCATGGCCGGCGCCTTCGCCCAGGGCGGCAACCGCACGCCGACGGCGGAATTCAACGTGCTCGCCGATCCGCATGCGGCGCAGATCGTGCTGCGCAGCGGCGCGCCGATCGTGCTGGCGCCGATCGACGTCACCTTCCAGGCGCTGGCCACGCCGGAGCGGGTCGCGGCGCTGCGTGCGATGCCCGGGCGCATGACGGCGGTGGCGGCCGAGCTGATCGCCTTCTACGACCGCAAGGACCCGGCCCGCTATGGCGGCATCGGCGGGCCGCTGCACGACCCCTGCGTCATCGCCCACCTGCTGCGCCCGGCGCTGTTCGGCACGCGCGAGGCAAATGTAGAGGTGGAGCTGTCGCCCGGCCTCTCCTACGGGCAGACGGTGGGCGACCTGTGGCGCGTCACCGACCGGCCGGTGAATGCGACGATCCTGTGGACGCTGGACGCGCCCGGCTTCTTCGACCTGCTCTGGTCGCGGCTGGCGGCGCTGTGA
- a CDS encoding ABC transporter substrate-binding protein: MRRIVTGAAVALLATVSGASAQELRIGLGANVTSLDPHFHVIGSNSALARNFFDGLVNQDDSQRIVAGLADSWRAVEPTVWEFRLRPGLRFHDGRPVEAEDVAASLRRVPQVKNSPSSFLPFIRPVTAVEVVDAATIRLRTAEPYPLLPNMLSRIAILPRGLETAETDSFNAGASMIGTGPLRFLRYAPGDRVEAEAAEPQPDAAPLAWKRVTFRFMTNNSARIAALLSGDVDMIESVPSADIAQLERNERVAIASGPSNRVMYLHLDQDRERSPFVVGKDGQPIANALRDPRVREALSLAIARDALVARVMDGQGTPAGQLVPDGTFGAVPGLAAPKADPARARRLLAEAGLPDGFGLTLHVSSDRYPNDAKIGQALAQMFTRIGIRTELVAQPGSVFFTRASALDYSLIMGGAAAETGEASSVLRPLLATYDPARGDGSGNRGRYSNPRFDALLREALATVEDARREALLQEATRLAMGENGVIPLFFLANSCATGPGVAYRPRTDGYTLAINATRR; the protein is encoded by the coding sequence ATGCGGCGGATCGTGACCGGGGCGGCCGTGGCGCTGCTCGCGACGGTGTCGGGCGCATCGGCGCAGGAGCTGCGCATCGGGCTGGGGGCCAACGTCACCTCGCTGGACCCGCATTTCCACGTCATCGGCTCGAACAGCGCGCTTGCCCGGAACTTCTTCGACGGGCTGGTGAACCAGGACGACAGCCAGCGCATCGTCGCGGGCCTGGCCGACAGCTGGCGCGCGGTGGAGCCCACCGTCTGGGAATTCCGCCTGCGCCCCGGCCTGCGCTTCCACGACGGCCGCCCGGTGGAGGCGGAGGACGTCGCCGCCAGCCTGCGCCGGGTGCCGCAGGTGAAGAACAGCCCCTCCTCCTTCCTGCCCTTCATCCGCCCGGTGACGGCGGTGGAGGTGGTGGACGCGGCGACGATCCGCCTGCGCACGGCCGAGCCCTATCCGCTGCTGCCCAACATGCTCAGCCGCATCGCGATCCTGCCGCGGGGCCTGGAGACGGCGGAGACGGACAGCTTCAACGCCGGCGCCTCGATGATCGGCACCGGGCCGCTGCGCTTCCTGCGCTACGCCCCCGGCGACCGGGTGGAGGCGGAGGCGGCGGAGCCGCAGCCGGACGCCGCGCCGCTCGCCTGGAAGCGGGTGACCTTCCGCTTCATGACCAACAACTCCGCCCGCATCGCCGCCCTGCTCTCGGGCGACGTGGACATGATCGAGTCGGTGCCGAGCGCCGACATTGCCCAGCTGGAGCGCAACGAGCGCGTCGCCATCGCCTCCGGCCCCTCCAACCGGGTGATGTACCTGCACCTCGACCAGGACCGCGAGCGCAGCCCCTTCGTGGTCGGCAAGGACGGCCAGCCCATCGCCAACGCCTTGCGCGACCCGCGCGTGCGCGAGGCTCTGTCGCTCGCCATCGCGCGCGACGCGCTGGTGGCGCGGGTGATGGACGGGCAGGGGACCCCGGCCGGGCAGCTCGTGCCCGACGGCACCTTCGGTGCTGTCCCCGGCCTCGCCGCGCCGAAGGCCGATCCCGCCCGCGCCCGCCGCCTGCTGGCCGAGGCGGGGCTGCCGGACGGCTTCGGCCTGACGCTGCACGTCAGCAGCGACCGCTATCCGAACGACGCCAAGATCGGCCAGGCGCTGGCGCAGATGTTCACCCGCATCGGCATTCGCACCGAACTGGTGGCACAGCCGGGCAGCGTCTTCTTCACCCGCGCCAGCGCGCTGGACTACAGCCTCATCATGGGCGGCGCGGCGGCGGAGACGGGCGAGGCCTCCTCCGTGCTGCGGCCGCTGCTCGCCACCTACGACCCGGCGCGCGGCGACGGCTCGGGCAATCGCGGCCGCTATTCCAACCCGCGCTTCGACGCGCTGCTGCGCGAGGCGCTCGCCACCGTGGAGGATGCGCGGCGCGAGGCGCTGCTGCAGGAGGCGACGCGCCTGGCCATGGGCGAGAACGGGGTGATCCCGCTCTTCTTCCTCGCCAACAGCTGCGCCACCGGCCCGGGCGTCGCCTATCGCCCGCGCACGGATGGCTACACGCTGGCGATCAACGCCACCCGCCGCTGA
- a CDS encoding carboxypeptidase M32 — protein sequence MSHAADAYSRLKARFARIGALGEAGAMLGWDASAMMPEGGGAARGEQLATLAGLSHELLVAPQVADDLAAAAAPDDAWEQANLALMRRSWQRAAALPGELVEATSRANSACEKVWRKARASSDFPLVRPLLEEVVRLQRENAAALSDALGLSPYDALMDGYQRGIGAADVEPIFAAYEAFLRDALPRAEAIQARKPAAVMPQGPFAAEVQRALCRRLSERVGLDYSHARLDESLHPFCGGTPTDVRITTRYDESDFASAMLGVLHETGHAMYERGLPEAWARQPVGEAAGMAAHESQSLIVEMQASRSDAFLSWLGPELSACFGGDPAAYAPANLSRLYRHVERGFIRVDADELTYPAHVILRFRLERALIGGDLAVADLPGAWAEGLRGLLGIAPPDDARGCLQDIHWHDGAFGYFPSYTLGAMAAAQLMAAARAALPGLDSALGQGDFGPLMGWLRVSVHARASLLGFQELMVAATGKPLDPAAFTDHLRARYLEA from the coding sequence ATGAGCCACGCCGCCGACGCCTACAGCCGCCTCAAGGCCCGCTTCGCCCGGATCGGCGCGCTGGGAGAGGCGGGGGCGATGCTGGGCTGGGATGCCTCGGCCATGATGCCCGAGGGCGGCGGCGCGGCGCGGGGCGAGCAGCTCGCCACCCTGGCCGGGCTGTCGCACGAGCTGCTGGTGGCGCCGCAGGTAGCGGACGACCTCGCCGCCGCGGCAGCGCCCGACGACGCCTGGGAGCAGGCGAACCTGGCCCTGATGCGGCGGTCCTGGCAGCGGGCGGCAGCGCTGCCGGGCGAGCTGGTCGAGGCGACCTCGCGCGCCAACAGCGCCTGCGAGAAGGTGTGGCGCAAGGCCAGGGCGTCCAGCGACTTCCCCCTGGTCCGCCCGCTGCTGGAGGAGGTGGTGCGCCTCCAGCGGGAGAACGCCGCCGCCCTGTCCGACGCGCTGGGCCTCTCCCCCTACGACGCGCTGATGGACGGCTATCAGCGCGGCATCGGCGCGGCCGATGTGGAGCCCATCTTCGCGGCCTACGAAGCCTTCCTGCGCGACGCCCTGCCGCGCGCCGAGGCGATCCAGGCCCGCAAGCCGGCCGCCGTGATGCCGCAGGGACCCTTCGCGGCGGAGGTGCAGCGCGCCCTGTGCCGTCGCCTGTCGGAGCGGGTGGGGCTGGACTACAGCCATGCCCGGCTCGACGAAAGCCTGCATCCCTTCTGCGGCGGCACGCCGACCGACGTGCGGATCACCACCCGCTACGACGAATCCGACTTCGCCTCCGCCATGCTGGGCGTGCTGCACGAGACAGGGCACGCCATGTACGAGCGCGGCCTGCCGGAGGCCTGGGCACGCCAGCCGGTGGGCGAGGCCGCCGGCATGGCCGCCCATGAATCCCAGTCGCTGATCGTGGAGATGCAGGCCAGCCGCTCCGACGCCTTCCTCTCCTGGCTCGGCCCGGAGCTCTCCGCCTGCTTCGGCGGCGACCCGGCGGCCTATGCCCCCGCCAACCTCTCGCGCCTCTACCGCCACGTGGAGCGCGGCTTCATCCGGGTGGATGCGGACGAGCTGACCTATCCCGCCCACGTCATCCTGCGCTTCCGGCTGGAGCGGGCGCTGATCGGCGGCGACTTGGCCGTGGCCGACCTGCCCGGCGCCTGGGCCGAGGGGCTGCGCGGCCTGCTGGGCATCGCGCCCCCCGACGATGCGCGCGGCTGCCTGCAGGACATCCACTGGCATGACGGCGCCTTCGGCTACTTCCCCTCCTACACGCTGGGCGCCATGGCGGCGGCGCAGTTGATGGCCGCCGCCCGCGCCGCGCTGCCGGGGCTGGATTCGGCGCTGGGGCAGGGGGATTTCGGGCCGCTGATGGGCTGGCTGCGGGTGTCCGTCCACGCCCGCGCCTCGCTGCTGGGCTTCCAGGAACTGATGGTGGCAGCGACCGGCAAGCCGCTGGACCCCGCCGCCTTCACCGACCACCTGCGCGCCCGCTACCTGGAGGCGTGA
- a CDS encoding SURF1 family protein produces the protein MTWPWRRLLVPFLAALPVLAVLLALGTWQVQRMHWKHDILARIAASEAGPPVPLTAAPPGDYAKVAATGRFRHDLESRLWLEVRDAVLGAHLLTPLERPGLPTLLVDRGWVPLERSRPIDRPEGEVQVVGFTLPQDRQGLFSARDDVVGRHFYTLDTAAIATALGLGPVEPFALIALGEIPPGALPVPARTLPRPNDPHLGYVITWYGLAVALVLVFAVFARRRLKGTA, from the coding sequence ATGACCTGGCCGTGGCGCCGCCTGCTGGTCCCGTTCCTCGCCGCGCTGCCGGTGCTCGCCGTGCTGCTGGCCCTGGGGACGTGGCAGGTGCAGCGGATGCACTGGAAGCACGACATCCTGGCGCGCATCGCCGCCTCCGAGGCGGGGCCGCCGGTGCCGCTGACGGCGGCCCCGCCCGGCGACTATGCCAAGGTCGCCGCCACCGGCCGCTTCCGCCACGACCTCGAATCGCGGCTCTGGCTGGAGGTGCGCGACGCCGTGCTGGGCGCGCACCTGCTGACCCCGCTGGAGCGCCCTGGCCTGCCGACCCTGCTGGTCGATCGCGGCTGGGTGCCGCTGGAGCGCAGCCGCCCCATCGACCGGCCGGAGGGCGAGGTCCAGGTGGTGGGCTTCACCCTGCCGCAGGACCGCCAGGGCCTGTTCAGCGCCCGCGACGACGTGGTGGGGCGGCACTTCTACACGCTGGACACCGCCGCCATCGCCACGGCGCTGGGCCTCGGCCCGGTGGAGCCCTTCGCCCTGATCGCCCTGGGCGAGATCCCGCCCGGCGCGCTGCCCGTGCCGGCGCGGACCCTGCCGCGCCCCAACGATCCGCATCTGGGCTATGTCATCACCTGGTACGGGCTGGCCGTCGCCCTGGTGCTGGTCTTCGCCGTCTTCGCCCGCCGCCGCCTGAAGGGAACCGCATGA
- a CDS encoding cytochrome c oxidase subunit 3, with the protein MASSEMVVPRGLSDSSEPPPPNKHPYHLVDPSPWPLVTAFAAGTMLLGIVMLAHYGNHWLLPLGVLAVLVCMAGWWRDVIKEARTPGIHTPIVRIGMRYGMALFIASEVMFFVAFFWAFFHFALYPEHVSGAAAPAVWPPHGIHTFDPFGLPFLNTMILLLSGCTVTWAHHSLIEGDRKGMLQGLALTVGLGMLFTFFQAYEYAEAPFAFTGGIYPSTFFLATGFHGFHVIVGTIFLAVCLVRAYLGHFTPQRHFGFEAAAWYWHFVDVVWLFLFVCVYVWGAGEIAQH; encoded by the coding sequence ATGGCCAGCAGCGAGATGGTGGTGCCGAGGGGGCTGAGCGACTCCTCCGAGCCACCGCCCCCGAACAAGCATCCCTACCACCTGGTGGACCCTTCGCCCTGGCCGCTGGTGACCGCCTTCGCCGCAGGGACGATGCTGCTCGGCATCGTCATGCTGGCGCATTACGGCAACCACTGGCTGCTGCCGCTCGGCGTGCTGGCGGTGCTGGTCTGCATGGCCGGCTGGTGGCGCGACGTGATCAAGGAAGCCCGCACCCCGGGCATCCACACGCCCATCGTGCGCATCGGCATGCGCTATGGCATGGCGCTGTTCATCGCCTCCGAGGTGATGTTCTTCGTCGCCTTCTTCTGGGCCTTCTTCCACTTCGCCCTGTACCCGGAGCATGTCTCGGGCGCCGCCGCCCCGGCGGTCTGGCCGCCGCACGGGATCCACACCTTCGATCCCTTCGGCCTGCCCTTCCTGAACACCATGATCCTGCTGCTGTCGGGCTGCACGGTGACCTGGGCGCACCACTCGCTGATCGAGGGCGACCGCAAGGGGATGCTCCAGGGACTCGCCCTGACGGTCGGGCTGGGCATGCTCTTCACCTTCTTCCAGGCCTACGAGTATGCCGAGGCGCCCTTCGCCTTCACCGGCGGCATCTACCCCTCGACCTTCTTCCTGGCGACGGGCTTCCATGGCTTCCACGTGATCGTGGGCACCATCTTCCTGGCCGTCTGCCTGGTGCGCGCCTATCTCGGCCACTTCACCCCGCAGCGGCATTTCGGCTTCGAGGCGGCGGCCTGGTACTGGCACTTCGTCGACGTGGTGTGGCTGTTCCTCTTCGTCTGCGTCTATGTCTGGGGCGCGGGCGAGATCGCCCAGCACTGA
- a CDS encoding cytochrome c oxidase assembly protein: MSHPEPAPRPAAATPPSDPARHREELARRNRRVGLGVLGVVVAMVGVSFAAVPLYNLFCQVTGYNGTPQINAATAPGASGRTVTVRFDAQTQPELPWRFEPEQRSMTLQLGEEGLAFYVAENRAGTPVEGISTYNVTPEVVGKYFHKTACFCFNAQTLAPGQRVDMPLSFWVDPAIAEDPNTAGIRTITLSYTFFRTLADAEKAGALASAGAHVGPRTTTR, from the coding sequence ATGAGCCATCCCGAACCGGCGCCGCGGCCAGCGGCGGCCACGCCCCCTTCCGACCCCGCGCGGCACCGGGAGGAGCTGGCGCGCCGCAACCGCCGGGTCGGGCTCGGGGTCCTGGGTGTGGTGGTGGCGATGGTCGGCGTCTCCTTCGCCGCCGTGCCGCTCTACAACCTGTTCTGCCAGGTCACCGGCTACAACGGCACGCCGCAGATCAACGCCGCCACGGCGCCGGGCGCCTCCGGCCGCACCGTCACTGTCCGCTTCGATGCCCAGACCCAGCCGGAGCTGCCCTGGCGCTTCGAGCCGGAGCAGCGGAGCATGACCCTGCAGCTCGGCGAGGAAGGGCTGGCCTTCTACGTGGCGGAGAACCGCGCCGGCACGCCGGTCGAGGGGATTTCCACCTACAACGTCACGCCCGAGGTGGTGGGGAAGTACTTCCACAAGACGGCCTGCTTCTGCTTCAACGCACAGACCCTGGCGCCGGGGCAGCGGGTGGACATGCCGCTGAGCTTCTGGGTGGACCCCGCCATCGCCGAGGACCCGAACACGGCGGGAATCCGCACCATCACGCTGTCCTATACCTTCTTCCGCACCCTGGCCGATGCGGAGAAGGCGGGTGCGCTCGCCTCGGCCGGCGCGCATGTCGGGCCGCGCACGACGACGCGCTGA